The genome window ACTAACGGTAGAGCAGAAGTCTGGTCGTGGCCTGAGATTCAGTAGTTTCGAGCTTCAGCAAGTAGACACCGGAACAGACATCCACCGGATTCCATAGGACAGTGTGCTGCCCTGGTGTACACAAGCCTTCTACGAGTGAAGCTACCCTTCGACCTGCAAGATCATAGACAGACAGAACTGCGCGTCCTCCCGTTTGCGTGCGATAGTCAATCGTTACCAGCCCTGTGGATGGATTTGGATAGCATTCTACTGATGTACAGAGATCAGGTTCATCTGATTCGATTCCAACCTCTGGAGCTGTTTTGATCAGCCATACATCAGCAGAGCCGGCGCCGTAAGACCTGGTGTATCCTGCGATTGCATATCCGCCGTCTGAGGTCTGCTGAACGGAATGCCCCTGATCCCAGTTGGAGCCGCCATAGGTTATATCCCATTGCATATCCCCTGAAGGATCGGTCTTGATAAGCCAGACATCAGCACCACCAGCACCAAATGATGTAGTGTATCCCGCAATGATGTAGCCGCCTTCAAAGGTTTCCTCCACCGAATAGCCTTTATCGGTGTAGGGCCCGGCAAAGGTCCTGTCCCATTCCATATTCCCTGAAGCATCGGTCTTGATAAGCCAGACATCTGTACCACCAGAGCAATAAGAGTCAGTATGTCCAGTCATGACATATCCGCCATCAGAGGTCTGTTGTACAGAACGAGCCTGATCCCAGTCGTACCCGCCAAATGTATTATCCCACTGAATATTCCCCCAGGCATCGGTCTTGATCAGCCAGAGATCAGCAGAACCTGCGCCGTATGAGTTGGTGTACCCAGCCACAATATAGCCACCATCAAAGGTCTGTTGAACGGATAGGCCTGCATCTGAAGCTGAACCGCCACAGAAACATGTCCATTGATAATTCCCGGAAGCATCGGTCTTGATCAGCCAGACATCCATGCCGTCTGCAATAAAAGACGAGGTGAATCCCACTATGATATAACCGCCATCAGAGGTCTGCTGAACAGAGCGGCCTTCATCATGGTTGTAACCGCCTAATGGCTTGTCCCACTCCAGGATTCCTGAAGCATCGGTCTTGATCAGCCAGACATCCCTGTCACTGTCACCATGCGAAAATGACTCTGTGAATCCCGTGATGATGTAGCCGTCGTCGTCGGTCTGCTGAACGGAATAACCGTAATCGGAGTCGGATCCCCCAAAGGTCGCATCCCATTGAATGTTACCTGAGACATCGGTCTTGATAAGCCAGACATCTTCTTCGCCAGCTCCATAAGAGCATGTTAGTCCGGCAATGATATATCCATCGTCTGATGTCTTATCAAAGGAATGGCCATATTCATTACCCGAGCCGCCAAAGGTCTCAGTCCATATGGTGCTCGGCTGAGCAAGGAGTTTTGCCTGCGGGATGAAGAACAGGACGAGGATAGATGCTTTGAGAAGAGCCCCCATCCTTTGTTGCGTCATGTTTTTCATGATAACATCACTTTCAATTAGCGGTTATGCCGGATTTCCATATTGACACAACCAGCTGCA of Candidatus Aegiribacteria sp. contains these proteins:
- a CDS encoding T9SS type A sorting domain-containing protein; its protein translation is MKNMTQQRMGALLKASILVLFFIPQAKLLAQPSTIWTETFGGSGNEYGHSFDKTSDDGYIIAGLTCSYGAGEEDVWLIKTDVSGNIQWDATFGGSDSDYGYSVQQTDDDGYIITGFTESFSHGDSDRDVWLIKTDASGILEWDKPLGGYNHDEGRSVQQTSDGGYIIVGFTSSFIADGMDVWLIKTDASGNYQWTCFCGGSASDAGLSVQQTFDGGYIVAGYTNSYGAGSADLWLIKTDAWGNIQWDNTFGGYDWDQARSVQQTSDGGYVMTGHTDSYCSGGTDVWLIKTDASGNMEWDRTFAGPYTDKGYSVEETFEGGYIIAGYTTSFGAGGADVWLIKTDPSGDMQWDITYGGSNWDQGHSVQQTSDGGYAIAGYTRSYGAGSADVWLIKTAPEVGIESDEPDLCTSVECYPNPSTGLVTIDYRTQTGGRAVLSVYDLAGRRVASLVEGLCTPGQHTVLWNPVDVCSGVYLLKLETTESQATTRLLLYR